TTAGAATAAAATGTAGTCAATTGGATGTTGGAATAGTGAGTCCAGTGTACTCCCTTAAACTGTAGTAGTGAGTGTCAAGTACAAAAAGAGGATGTGAATGTACTCACTTCAGAATGGAgaccatgtagtttcagaaattGTCTGTTGAAAATCCTAATCCTGTAGtttttaccaaaaaaaaatctgtcctgGGAACTCTCCCTAGAATttaaaagtaattcataaaggccaAATATTTAAACTAGCCTCTGAATCAATCTGCTGTTCAGATGAGTAAGAAGAAAAACAACGGGCCATTCCGGGGTTCTCACAGTGAAGGATTCTGACCCATAACATTGACCCTCCTCCAGCAGATCGCTGCTCGACCCACTGTCTTCGCTCCCGATCCCAGCAGCATCTGAAATCTCTCACAAGTCCTGGGGATTGTTTCACCATTTCCTTTCTGGTCCGCAGTCACCTCTCGCCCCAGCAGTGGATTCCCTAAGGAAGGCGAGGGCCGCCAGACTGGAGTCTAAGCAGAAGCAGGAGGAAAACATTTTAAAGATAAAAGTAAGTGAGcaagactttttttccccccaatagtGTAAGGTGAGCATCAACtggaaatgctgggggaacttggCTGATTCATAGGACATAAAAGATATATTCTAATGCTAATGCACAATCgcttgtttaaatttggaaaaaaatttaaatttcaaatgatatGGGGTTTTTGAACTACTATCTCAATCTTAAGATTCAGTGTTTATCTGGAACCTTGgtgttagtgatttttttttacacagaaacagcTGAATTATTCCGAGATTTTTTTTAAGCATACTTACCTCCAGTGGGGTTGTTTGCGCTTTTACACGGCATTCCTGTGTTGCAGAGTTTGTCAGAGGGGAAAAGCTCGTGTTTATTAGGCCCATTTCTCATGGAGCACCCGCCATCCACATAGACTTCAGCCACCCTGTAAAAAATGGGTAGGGGTCCTGGTGTAAAAATCACAGGATAGAATTCAGTCTCACTGTTTCCACGCTGCCAGTGGAGCAGAATGTTTTCTGCTTCTCAGGGACTGCTGTCAGCCCTGCGTGGGCTTGGAATGGCGCATTGAGGGAGCCGAGTGGGgggggttttatttgaaatcccgcgACCTCGGGGTCTGagaccaagatggcggcacctagtAATCGAcaacagccacaaggggttgcagactctggggagcagggTGCCAGAAAATGGGAAGGGCCACCCCTGTCCGAGAAGGAGGAGCAGAAGAGAAATAACCCGCGGGACTGTGACCACCATGGGCCAGTGAGGGGGGCAGCTGGCTGCAGGACACTGCCTTGCACTGGCCGGAGGAGCACCGGGTATTGGACCTGGGATGCGAGGAGGCGGCGGAGGGTCCCTGACCACATCgggggttcagatctggagctcgggtcgctaATGGTTGGGACTGGACTCTGCAGAAACACTGGGGGTGAATCCAGGGACATTCGATGATTCTGGGggtctctcctcttgcatgaaccacaagggttttgaccaggctgaactaagcactcacaacctgccttccaaatggggttttccacaagcttgccagcttgtcctgttccagtcccagctgctactgctgactGTGGAACTGTagaacttttctctctctctctctctctctctctctctctctctctctctctctctctatcaaccTTCTTTAGGGGAGGGGTTTAgaaatttatttttctgttttattatcatAATTTTGCTTGGGAACTTGTACTTAATGATCATTATTATTACTTTTTACTCAGTCTttttatgttacattttatttaatatgaAACCAGtagcaaacatatcacaatatttcaaacttaatccaagtatgtgatattttttaaaaacaaaaggtaAAGAAATAAAAACCTGAGGCATGTCTTGAGGTTCTAGCTCGGAAATAAGATGCACACAACAACACGCAGTGCAGTTGACGCTGatttaatgaactggctgctctcttttcatatagtgttaggtctgctttgttcatgaatgagtgagacaaacaccaggctgagtcgaaatcagggttctttgttctttattaccggattgtaacacttgcgaccaaccaagttagtcggagaatgcattctgccgttatcagcaaaatggtgattttttatacccttggatacatgcttagaacatcatcatatcattacttgtccaatgactaaaactgttgctatcctttccctgctagcttcctgcctctcaatccatcaatgtctctcttatcttgtaagtacaaggatgcattctgttactccttagtactgggtgactccttctccggtcccatctcatgatgttttacctaacaagagtacaaggacacctccccttcttgttactgccctatacagggtaactccctacacattcccatctcatgatgttttaccttacaatagtccAGCTGACCCTGGCTGCCATGAGTCCCTCTGGGCTCTGATTGGCATCCTCACAGCCCGCCGTCGGCAATTGGCTGGATCGGCCCACTTTGCTACAGCGCCATTAGCGGGCATGGTTTGTGCTACCTTGGGTGGCCCTTTTTGCGATCCGGTGATTGGCCGAGGAGCCTGTTTTTGCGGCGACCTGTGCCTGATTGCCGTATCTGAGTGGCGTCTTCTGTGTCACTGCGAGCCGCTGCAGACCTCCACTGaatcccccttcccctaacccctgACAAACTtaaagggacaagaaaaccacaacaggagcacttcaATTTTTCTATAAATATTCATAGAGACCTGTAAGAGAAAGGGAATgcttgagattcatttaaattttaataccaacagtttgtaaatatgggctccatatttcacaaaaagtATGATtattttatctcttaaattataagtaattttctcaagtggaatacaactccgaaCTTCTGCACACCATCCCTCTGTTCCCAAATCAGTATcccgacttccaagttatagcaatacatttttataGCCGAGGCAATTTGAACAGATTTTACTGGATACTGTTAAGTgtccagagggccccaaaacccagcagcaatagaaattcaccaagacaaatggttacttaaacaaaagttgcttttaattttctttaaacatcaaactttaaccaacaagaaccttcctgagcaatggAAGAACTGCACATTTATACACATTCAATTTCTACCCTGACTAAATGGTGGCAAAATGGTGTAGGGGAAAGGGAGGTGGTTGGATTAGAggtcatctgcataaagagagaCCTTACATTCCATCCCTTTCCACCATATCCCCAAGATGTCCTTTCCCTTGCAAAATGCAATTGCCAACGGTTCAATCACCAGATGAGTAATAAGGGTATCCTGGACGAGTGCAGATTGAAAGGTTGAGATTCGACTGCCTCCTTGAGGCACACGCTGTGGATATTTAGGGCCCTGGTAGGTGCAGTCAGCAGCTGCCCTCTCTGAGATTGGCTGGTTGGCTGTAAATGCACTGGGACGCCTATTGCTCGGTAATACTGCTTTTGTTTGTGCAGGAACAGTCGCACATTATTCACACTCACATCACCACTGAGTTCGCTGAGCTGCGCCAGATCCTTGCTGAGAGGGAGGAGCGTCTGATCCGGGATCTGAGCGAGCGGGAGAAGAGGGTCCTCGGAGCAATGGAGAGAAACCTTCGCGCCCTCTCTGACGATTTGGAATCGATCGAGCGAGAGCTGCTGGAACTGGAGCAACAACTCCAGAAGGCGGACCTGCCTGTGAAGGTACATCCCGGGGGAGAAAGCAGGTCCAGGGAGCTCAGTTGTTAAACAATGTGATCTTGAATTTGGGCTGAATGTGGCAGAGAGCCAGGGGGAAATCACTCGCCAATCTCTCTGCACAAGGACAGacttggggggctgggtgggtagGGGTACAGGGAAGAAAGATTCCAGTTACCCCTGATtttgttcatgtgtgtgtgtgtgtttgtgtgtgtgtgtctgtgtgtgtgtgtgtgtgtgtgtgtgtgtgtgtgtgtgtgtgtgtgtgtgtgtgtgtgtgtgtgtgtgtgtgtgtgggtataagtgtgtgagtgtgtctgcaCATGTGTTTATACATTTAGATGTGTACAGGCAGGCATAAGACCAATGGGATTGCTCTGCTTGCAAGCAACATGGGTTCAATgagcaatgggctgaatggcctttggAGTCAAAATAAAGACCTACGCACTTGTGAGAGACTGAGCGGATTTGTgaggtgggaggagagggtgtgaggggtgagaggagagtgagtgagaagagggaaggagggagtgaggggtgagggtgggaggagaggaaggCAGGGCAGTGTGGGGAAGGGTGAGAAGGAGGGGGGTGGATGTAAGCGAGAGACCTGGGAACATTGGGACAGTGGGTGTTTAGAATGTGGCCCCCAGGTtcgagaggaagggaagggagaggggatggTCCATGTGCTCTGACTgaactccatttttcttgcaggaAGGAGTGTCACAGCAGAACAGGTGAGCAAAGTGCTGTGGGGAAGGTTGTGGGTGACATTACATGGATTCGCTCACTCTCCCATGCCCTCCCTCCCCCTAGGGTGGATCAACTGGGGACCCGGCCAGTGTTGGGGCTCCAGCTGCCGCTGGGGgtcttcaaggggcccctgcaaTACATGGCATGGAGAGACATGCTagatcaactctgtccaggtagGAACTGCCTGTCCCAACCCCCAAACCATACCCTAACCCCAAGCTTACCCATCTTCTAGCCCACCCATCTGACCCCTTACCTCACAACACTACTCACCGAACCCATCCTTACGCTACCTCCCACCAACAACCAATCCACCCCTATCCTACCAATCCAGCCCATTCTACCCCCTTCCTCATCCACCTGACCAATTCCCCCACTCTACCCTCTACACTACCCACCTTCCAACCCCCTACTCTACCCCCCAAACCACCCACCTTCCAACCACCCCCCCTGACTTCCTACCCTGCTAACCCATCTCTACCCTACCCCTACCCAACCTCAACTGAAACATTCAGAGGAGGCATGGAGTGGGAAGGTGGAATGGGTGTGGAGGGATGGGGGTAAGGGGAAGAGGGTTGGTGGGGTGAATGGAAGGGTGGGGGCAGGAGAGGTGGCgcggagagggaaaaggggacaGATGGTACAAGAGGGGAGACGGAGtagagggaaggagtggggtaGAGGAGATATAGAGGTGAATGGGCAGGGGCTGGAGGGCGATGGAGGGGTAGGGAGGCTGGGGATGAAGGTTGACTCCAATGTTAGTGCGAGTGCCCTGTGGTGTGTGGGAAGGGGACGAGGTTTCTCGGTGAACAGCGAGGGATTGGTGGCAGGGGGAGTTTGATCTCCCTTGGGGTGGTGCAACACCCAACCCATTgcattgatctctctctctctctctctctctctctctctttctctcctcctctcctccaccaCAGCCCCAACCCCTTTGACCCTGGACCCAGCCACTGCCCATCGACGCCTCCTGCTGTCCAAGGACCTGAGAGCAGTCAGCCACGTTGACGTCCGCCAGTCCCAGGCCTTGTCCGGCCCCCAGCAGTTTGATCCTTATGTCTGTGTGCTAGCTGCACAAGGTTTCACCTCGGGGAGGCACTACTGGGAAGTGGAGGTGAACAACAAGCCCAAGTGGGATCTTGGGGTGGTGCGAGAGTCCATCGACCGGAAAGGCAGAGACTCTCCGGCTCCTCCTACAGGTTACTGGATCATATGGCTGAGGAATGGCTGGGAATACTGGGCTCTCACCCAGCCCCGCATTCGCCTTAGCCCCTGGAACAAGCCCAGGAGGGTGGGGGTCTACCTGGACTACGAAGAGGGACAGGTGTCGTTCTATGATGCCAACACCATGGTCCATTTGCACACCTTCACTGACACCTTCAGCGAGAGGATCTACCCCTACTTCAGTCCCGGCCTCAACGACGGAGGCAGGAATTCTGAACCTCTGCGGATACGCAGCCAGGCCTTGTGTTGAACGCGGattcccaacccccaccccccccactcagatccccctcctctgatcgGCTGAGAAATGGAAGCGGGAAAGGATCGATcggcccccccacccctcccactcccACCAATCCCTATGCTCCAGCATTTATTGTGTTCTTCCAAACAAACAGCGACCCGCTCATGTCTACTCCCCACTGGCTGGCCAACCTTCTTGCTACCAGTACATTACCCTCAGGGCCAAAAGCTTTTACTTTCTTTAGAACCTTCTTCTGGGATCACTTTATATGGCCTCTCCTCATGTAACAGtcgaaaacaaaataaaatactttGGAGGGGAAAAATGTAGAGCGTCAAAAGTTTTGGAGCTTCTACATTTATGGTGATGAGCCCATGGATGGAGGGGTTCGATTCTGGGAACAAATCCACAAATCTGTAGGAGGGTAAATCAATGGCAAATGGCCCCACACCAGTAATTGCAAAGTGATTCGTCGGCTACGATCAGGGAGGTTACTGATGAGTGACAGGGTGTGGGTCAGGGTGGGATGACTTGTGATCTCCAGGTTGGAAGAAGGATCCACTGTGATAGCACAAGCAGTTGTCTTTGAAGGAATGGGATCCAGAAGTAGAGGAGGTACCACGAGCAGCAGGGAACCTCAGCATGACAAGGGGGTGTGAAAGTCAGTCCGCGCTGAAATGAAACAAACAGCAGAAGCCAATTAAGCGTACAACAGTCTCCTTTAATCAGCCTTGTTCACACTAACGGGAGTGAGGGGTACAAAGGaagagttcagtaactcattTTCTACATCGAGCCCCACTCCAAGTGTTCATCCCACTTTTATACACCTGTGGGCAGGGGTCCACGTGGGACCCAAGAAGTTTTTCACAGCTGACGCTCCTTGTTTTTACAACACTGTGGTGTTTGCAAATGGCCAGGAAATGCCCGAGTGTCCTAAGTCTTGTTTTATTTACTTTTATGACATTCTTCACGGATTTTAGACCACAGGCAAGTAACAGAACAATCAATAAACTTTGCTGCTACAAGGGCAGTCCAGAGGAAAGTGCCAGAATTTTGAGTCAGTTCTGTGCCGCGGTTTTTCCTGgaggacccctactactttttcagagtttgtcatttttaaaaccataaaacagCCCGTAAAAATGAGTGTGTTTCTCCAGGACAGGATGCTACTTAGTAAACTAATACTATACATAAAGACTGAACATAGGACCAGGCAAAATGGCACTGTAGCAAGGAATCGCAAACCACGGCTGCCTCCCAGGTACAATTTTAACCCTTTCAGAATAACATTACATTAGACTTTCAAACAAACTATTTCAAGAAAATACATGAAAATTAGAGTGAATGGAACATGTTTATAGGCTGAGACCAGTCCGTGGGCTCAGTTGGTCAGGATAAAAATGTCTTTATCAGCATCAAATGGCTCCTGGCTCAGTAGTTGCCATTCCCCCCATCCAGAGGCTGCTGCAGCTGTCCTCCATGCTGCCATCTGAGGTTTATGACTGCTACTGGGCTGCAGATGGTACCGATAGTCCGCCAGCCTATTCTTTCAGGGAAACTCCCTCAGTCAACAGTTCCTTGGAGACTTGGCACCGAGCGCCGCTGAACCCCCTCTCCAGCCGACACACCCACCGTGGGTGTCCAAGCCATCCACCACtccagttcagcaggcagcagctgggactagaagaggacaagctggcaagcttgtggaaagccccatttggaagacgggttgtgaatgcttagttcagcctggtcaaaacccttgcggttcatgcaagaggagaggactggctgtataatgtttcatttgaaataagagaaacagaaaaggaactctgtggtgacctgaaagaaagaaattatccTTGGCTAGACACTTAAGTATCTGATAGGAAGGAATCAGtctgtgtccaatgagcaacaaatctctctatgaaaactgatgagaaccttcctgagtggtaaccatttacctttcaagtgccAATGCCTGGTgaggattcataaatgttaaattctgtgcacagtataagaattgcctgataccggtgaacttgaaggagtgagaagtcgagaggagtcacatgatggagtagtggtcggCAGGGGAatatcagccctctccagaaaagaagaaataaagtgaagaaaatacaaagtttttttaaaattttttatttttcacactataaaccacattgatcaagatacatacatttttcttttcaaatatatacagtgtcatttttctccccccctccctcttcccatcccatcctccctacctcccctcccattcatttaaagtacaaaatctaagatacattaaacccgtcaaacaatgttgtcactcaataaaaataaacaagaaattccacggagtcatttattttcatttccttctccttctatcattttaggtggtagatgtccccagtaggttttctctattgtgtttcatgtatggctcccatatttgttcaaatattgtaatattatttcttaaattatatgttattttttctaatggaatacatttattcatttctatataccactgttgtattctcaagttatcttctaatttccaggctgacataatacatttttttgctacggctagggctatcctaacaaatcttttttgtgcaccatccaaatcaagtccaaattctttgttttttatgttacttaggaggaagatctcttgtttttttggtatattgctttctgtgattttatttaatatctggtttagatcttcccaaaattttttcactttctcacatgtccagattgcatgaattgttgttcccatttcctttttacagcgaaaacatctgtcagatactgttgggtcccatttatttaacttttgaggtgtaatatatagcctgtgtatccagttatattgtatcatacgtaacctcgtgtttattgtatttttcatagttccagcgcataacttctcccatgtttccttctttatctttatgtt
Above is a genomic segment from Narcine bancroftii isolate sNarBan1 chromosome 2, sNarBan1.hap1, whole genome shotgun sequence containing:
- the LOC138754781 gene encoding zinc-binding protein A33-like yields the protein MEPDAFSQELVCAVCLDFFSDPVTLRCGHAFCRPCVTRCWAHQRTGCCPTCRQCSPAKDLRRSRVLRTLSEKARDLGRRARWADGTGQRADNPDQERGRTPSQCQESPLAPAVDSLRKARAARLESKQKQEENILKIKEQSHIIHTHITTEFAELRQILAEREERLIRDLSEREKRVLGAMERNLRALSDDLESIERELLELEQQLQKADLPVKEGVSQQNRVDQLGTRPVLGLQLPLGVFKGPLQYMAWRDMLDQLCPAPTPLTLDPATAHRRLLLSKDLRAVSHVDVRQSQALSGPQQFDPYVCVLAAQGFTSGRHYWEVEVNNKPKWDLGVVRESIDRKGRDSPAPPTGYWIIWLRNGWEYWALTQPRIRLSPWNKPRRVGVYLDYEEGQVSFYDANTMVHLHTFTDTFSERIYPYFSPGLNDGGRNSEPLRIRSQALC